The genomic stretch TCTATCCATTAAATAGGGGACATTTCTACTTTGCACTGACACATTCATTACCTGCAGCTTGACGATTCAGTGATTCACTGGTACACTAACGCCCTGTAGGAAAGCCAGAAAGTTCTCGTTGCACGTAGTAATGAAGACGGTCCAAGGCTCGCTCCTTGGGCTGTTTTTTTTTGACTGCTCCGATGGATTTGAAGGCGCACCACATATCTTTTTTCATACCTTACGGAGGTAAATCAATGTCTGAAAGAATCGTCGGCACAGTCAAATGGTTCAATGGGAGCAAGGGTTATGGATTTTTATCTCAGCCCGATGGCGCGGATGTTTTCGTGCACTACTCAGCGATCCAATCTGACGGCTATCGCACTCTCCAGGAAGGCCAGAAGGTGGAGTTCTCCATCGAGAAAGGCCCGAAGGGTTTGCAAGCTGCCAATGTAATCCCCATGTAATAATTCACAAAATTACAAGCCAAACCTGACCTGCCGCACAATCGGCAGGTCTTTTGTTTCCTGGGTTG from Anaerolineales bacterium encodes the following:
- a CDS encoding cold-shock protein; translated protein: MSERIVGTVKWFNGSKGYGFLSQPDGADVFVHYSAIQSDGYRTLQEGQKVEFSIEKGPKGLQAANVIPM